In Halorubellus sp. JP-L1, one DNA window encodes the following:
- a CDS encoding methyl-accepting chemotaxis protein — MTLIRRLVPDVLASSLRRKFLIAGVIVLVVLGGIGGAVYGAVSQNLSEDVQAEYEQDAAVQSQHLDATLSGLERRAVTLTKTRPVQNDVDGDSVVLLRGAEEPSYVAAAMYVNSTTGETYARAGQDWGLFRSNSTDLTDEWATTVRETQGETPGEVGMSEPTTLREDVPPVVLVSTPVKNHPERSIVLVVELEALSESVLPATTDGSYVVVGDDGQTVLSDDANDIMASDELVTAGLDLSESFDRATNASGAPKVVGVASVSNADWYVTRRTTAESAFAVQSFVEFGVGGMLVALSLVLGVVGLTLVRNTVSGISDLSEHARRLRGGDLESPVEVDRRDELGELGAAFDEMRVSLDDQITAAQEARDEAESRRRAADAFSEHLQATADDYSETMDACADGDLTRRLAGSEESEAMTAVATSFNAMMDDLEETVRATREFASSVETESGSVATSTDEVKTASAQVTESVQEISVGADEQREKLEAVSTEMEGLATTTEEIAASANEVADTAERSATVGREGRDAAEDAIEGMREIEGETEDAVAEIDALESQMREIDKLVEFISNVAHQTNMLALNANIEASRGSSGDGNDDGFAVVAKEVKELAAEAKDAAEDIEERLERIDEQTERTAAQVRDVNERVAENADSVLAAASALDEMASYAEETNTGVQEISAATEEQAASTEEVVAMTEGATEISNRTASEAETVAAAAEEQTANLSSVSDSADRLSVRASDLWDALEAFEVRDDDGSVRDGSQGDDDRDGDDDRDGQGSPVEAPAPSPSPDGGTGPFEWSGEE; from the coding sequence ATGACCCTGATTCGGCGTCTGGTGCCCGACGTGCTGGCGAGTAGTCTCAGACGGAAGTTCCTGATCGCTGGCGTTATCGTCCTGGTCGTACTCGGCGGCATCGGCGGCGCGGTCTACGGTGCCGTCAGCCAGAACCTGAGCGAGGACGTCCAGGCCGAATACGAGCAGGACGCGGCCGTCCAGAGCCAGCACCTCGACGCGACGCTCTCGGGACTGGAACGACGTGCGGTGACGTTGACGAAGACGCGACCCGTCCAGAACGACGTTGACGGCGACTCGGTGGTCCTCTTACGTGGAGCGGAGGAACCGTCCTACGTCGCCGCAGCCATGTACGTGAACTCGACGACCGGCGAGACGTACGCTCGCGCCGGCCAGGACTGGGGGCTGTTCCGGTCGAACAGCACCGACCTGACCGACGAGTGGGCGACCACGGTCAGGGAGACGCAGGGCGAGACGCCCGGCGAGGTCGGGATGTCGGAGCCGACGACGCTCCGGGAGGACGTGCCGCCCGTCGTGCTCGTCTCCACGCCGGTCAAGAACCACCCGGAGCGATCGATCGTCCTCGTCGTCGAACTCGAAGCGCTCTCCGAGAGCGTGCTCCCGGCGACGACCGACGGGTCGTACGTCGTCGTCGGCGACGACGGCCAGACGGTGCTCTCGGACGACGCGAACGACATCATGGCGTCCGACGAGCTCGTGACCGCCGGCCTGGACCTCTCGGAATCGTTCGATCGGGCGACGAACGCGAGCGGCGCCCCGAAGGTCGTCGGCGTCGCGTCCGTCTCGAACGCTGACTGGTACGTGACGCGGCGAACGACCGCGGAGAGCGCGTTCGCCGTGCAGTCGTTCGTCGAGTTCGGCGTCGGCGGGATGCTCGTCGCGCTCTCGCTGGTCCTCGGCGTCGTCGGACTGACGCTCGTCCGGAACACGGTCTCGGGCATCTCGGACCTCTCCGAGCACGCGCGTCGCCTCCGCGGGGGCGACCTGGAGTCGCCAGTCGAGGTCGACCGCCGGGACGAACTCGGCGAACTCGGGGCTGCGTTCGACGAGATGCGCGTCTCCCTCGACGACCAGATCACGGCCGCCCAGGAGGCCCGCGACGAGGCCGAATCCCGTCGTCGGGCGGCGGACGCGTTCTCCGAGCACCTGCAGGCGACCGCGGACGATTACAGCGAGACGATGGACGCGTGCGCCGACGGCGACCTCACCCGGCGGCTCGCGGGCTCCGAGGAGAGCGAGGCGATGACGGCGGTCGCGACGTCGTTCAACGCCATGATGGACGACCTCGAGGAGACGGTGCGAGCGACCCGCGAGTTCGCGTCGTCCGTCGAGACCGAGTCCGGGAGCGTCGCGACGTCGACGGACGAGGTCAAGACGGCGAGCGCGCAGGTCACGGAGTCCGTCCAGGAGATCTCGGTCGGCGCGGACGAGCAACGCGAGAAGCTCGAGGCGGTGAGTACGGAGATGGAGGGACTCGCGACGACGACCGAGGAGATCGCGGCGTCAGCGAACGAGGTCGCGGACACCGCCGAGCGGTCGGCGACCGTCGGCCGCGAGGGCCGGGACGCCGCGGAGGACGCGATCGAGGGGATGCGCGAGATCGAGGGCGAGACAGAGGACGCGGTCGCGGAGATCGACGCGCTCGAATCCCAGATGCGGGAGATCGACAAGCTCGTGGAGTTCATCTCGAACGTCGCGCACCAGACGAACATGCTGGCGTTGAACGCGAACATCGAGGCGTCGCGCGGGAGCAGCGGCGACGGGAACGACGACGGGTTCGCGGTCGTCGCCAAGGAGGTCAAGGAGCTCGCCGCGGAGGCGAAGGACGCCGCGGAGGACATCGAGGAGCGACTGGAGCGCATCGACGAGCAGACCGAGCGCACGGCCGCGCAGGTTCGTGACGTGAACGAGCGCGTCGCGGAGAACGCCGATTCGGTGCTCGCGGCGGCGTCGGCGCTCGACGAGATGGCCTCGTACGCGGAGGAGACGAACACGGGCGTCCAGGAGATCTCGGCGGCGACCGAGGAGCAGGCCGCGAGCACGGAGGAGGTCGTTGCGATGACGGAGGGCGCGACCGAGATCTCGAACCGGACCGCGTCGGAGGCGGAGACGGTCGCGGCGGCCGCCGAGGAGCAAACCGCGAACCTCTCGAGCGTCTCCGACAGCGCGGACCGCCTGAGTGTGCGGGCGTCTGACCTCTGGGACGCGCTCGAAGCGTTCGAGGTCCGCGACGACGACGGCAGCGTCAGGGACGGCAGTCAGGGCGACGACGACCGCGACGGAGACGACGACCGCGACGGCCAGGGGAGTCCGGTCGAGGCACCAGCGCCGAGCCCGTCGCCGGACGGTGGCACAGGGCCGTTCGAGTGGTCCGGCGAGGAGTGA
- a CDS encoding aminopeptidase, with protein MDDRLHEHAEIIVEHSTRVEPDDFVLVNAPIEAEDLGVAVMEKLGEIGATASLNLGSSRASRAYQLAKDVDEWETPEHVLAMAEKTDVSISIRGDSNTFESSDVPPETNQARQQEMRPLMDEMMDKRWLLTQYPAPGNAQDAEMSTEGYADFVFDAVNKDWEAQEAFQENMVEILDPADEVRIVSGETTDVTMSVDGNPTKNDWAEHNLPGGEVFTAPKPESVEGEVLFDMPVMVQSREITNVRLVFEDGEVVEHSADKNEEVLTSVLETDDGARRLGELGIGMNRDIDRFTYNMLFDEKMGDTVHMAIGRAYDDTVGEDNEVNESAVHQDMIVDMSEDSRIEVDGEVVQRNGTFKFEDGFDDEA; from the coding sequence ATGGACGACCGCCTCCACGAACACGCGGAGATCATCGTCGAACACAGCACGCGCGTCGAACCGGACGACTTCGTCCTCGTGAACGCACCCATCGAGGCCGAGGACCTCGGCGTCGCGGTGATGGAGAAGCTCGGCGAGATCGGTGCGACCGCGTCCCTGAACCTCGGGTCGAGTCGCGCGAGTCGCGCGTACCAGCTCGCGAAGGACGTCGACGAGTGGGAGACCCCCGAGCACGTGCTCGCGATGGCGGAGAAGACGGACGTCTCCATCTCCATCCGCGGCGACTCGAACACGTTCGAGTCCAGCGACGTGCCGCCGGAGACGAACCAGGCGCGACAGCAGGAGATGCGGCCGCTGATGGACGAGATGATGGACAAGCGCTGGCTGCTCACGCAGTACCCGGCGCCCGGGAACGCGCAGGACGCCGAGATGAGTACGGAGGGGTACGCGGACTTCGTGTTCGACGCCGTGAACAAGGACTGGGAGGCCCAGGAGGCGTTCCAGGAGAACATGGTCGAGATCCTCGATCCCGCCGACGAGGTCCGCATCGTCTCCGGCGAGACGACGGACGTGACGATGAGCGTCGACGGGAACCCGACGAAGAACGACTGGGCGGAGCACAACCTCCCCGGCGGCGAGGTCTTCACGGCGCCGAAGCCCGAGAGCGTCGAGGGCGAGGTCCTGTTCGACATGCCCGTGATGGTTCAGAGTCGCGAGATCACGAACGTCCGCCTCGTCTTCGAGGACGGCGAGGTCGTCGAGCACTCCGCGGACAAGAACGAGGAGGTCCTCACGAGCGTGCTCGAGACGGACGACGGCGCGAGGCGCCTCGGCGAGCTCGGCATCGGGATGAACCGCGACATCGACCGGTTCACGTACAACATGCTGTTCGACGAGAAGATGGGCGACACCGTCCACATGGCGATCGGACGCGCGTACGACGACACCGTCGGCGAGGACAACGAGGTCAACGAGTCCGCGGTCCACCAGGACATGATCGTCGACATGAGCGAGGATTCGCGCATCGAGGTCGACGGCGAGGTCGTCCAGCGCAACGGCACGTTCAAGTTCGAGGACGGGTTCGACGACGAAGCCTGA
- a CDS encoding creatininase family protein, whose product MYLPDETWPDLGAYFDRESLALVPLGSTEQHGPHLPESTDHTIAEALAREAADRADYLCTAPVRVGVSTHHMQFHGTTSVDPPAFRDYVESMTRSLTEHGIDRVVYVNAHGGNMQHLREVGRRLREDRAAYAVEWMWDESIPDLVNDLFEHNGPHGGPKETAMMLHLDPANVREDRLEDARDGGQVHLEDGEPTVHGARNYYDAIDNSENGVFGDQTDATAAKGAELFDAAVDELVSLCEWLDAKPFDDLMAKPHVD is encoded by the coding sequence ATGTACCTGCCAGACGAGACGTGGCCCGACCTCGGTGCGTACTTCGACCGGGAGTCGCTCGCGCTCGTCCCCCTCGGCTCGACCGAACAGCACGGCCCCCACCTCCCGGAGTCCACGGACCACACGATCGCGGAAGCGCTCGCTCGCGAGGCCGCCGACCGCGCCGACTATCTCTGTACCGCGCCGGTGCGAGTGGGCGTCAGCACGCATCACATGCAGTTCCACGGAACGACGAGCGTCGACCCGCCCGCGTTCCGGGACTACGTCGAGAGCATGACGCGGAGCCTCACCGAGCACGGCATCGACCGCGTCGTGTACGTGAACGCCCACGGCGGGAACATGCAGCACCTCCGCGAGGTCGGCCGCCGGCTCCGCGAGGACCGGGCCGCGTACGCGGTCGAGTGGATGTGGGACGAGTCCATCCCCGACCTCGTGAACGACCTGTTCGAGCACAACGGCCCGCACGGCGGCCCGAAGGAGACCGCGATGATGCTCCACCTCGACCCCGCAAACGTTCGCGAGGACCGCCTGGAGGACGCACGCGACGGCGGACAGGTCCACCTGGAGGACGGCGAACCGACCGTGCACGGTGCGCGGAACTACTACGACGCCATCGACAACTCCGAGAACGGCGTGTTCGGCGACCAGACCGACGCGACCGCCGCGAAGGGCGCGGAACTGTTCGACGCCGCCGTCGACGAACTCGTTTCTCTCTGCGAGTGGCTCGACGCGAAGCCGTTCGACGACCTCATGGCGAAACCGCACGTCGACTGA
- a CDS encoding long-chain fatty acid--CoA ligase: protein MPGGSSQTLRPFLWRASKLFSDREIVSRTLEGQKRYGYAEYADRVAQLAHALDDAGVERGDRVGTFCWNDHWHFETYFGVPSMGAQLHTINPLLPDHHIQYIVENADDKVIFVSPSLLEKLEGAADDEAFDGVSQFVVTSSEVPETSLEPVTSYEDFVAGYDTEYDWPDLPGDQPAGMCYTSGTTGKPKGVEYTQSMLWGHTMATLPKSGLDLGAEDVVMPLVPMFHVNAWGLPFTCTAAGAKHVYPGPSPEPADVARLIEEEDVTVTAGVPTLWLGLLEYAKDNEVDLSSLETIVIGGSAAPESVIRQYDEQFDVTVLHAWGMTEMSPLGTAAHLKPGMDEWSKEQQYQKRAKQGLLVPGLEMKVVGDDGSEVPWNGEDFGELWVKGPWVTQEYFERPEANEEDFEDGWLKTGDVVTVDEEGYVQIVDRAKDVIKSGGEWISSVELENALMAVDDVAEATVIGVPHERWQERPVAFVVPSEGAEEDAVREAALSTIEADYPKWWVPDDVLFIDEVPKTATGKFNKKVLREEYADESLVEGKVPDEAAPEDD from the coding sequence ATGCCAGGAGGCTCATCGCAGACCCTTCGACCGTTCCTGTGGCGCGCATCGAAGCTGTTCTCGGACCGCGAGATCGTCTCTCGGACGCTCGAGGGCCAGAAGCGGTACGGGTACGCGGAGTACGCAGACCGAGTCGCGCAGTTGGCGCACGCGCTCGACGACGCCGGCGTCGAGCGCGGCGACCGCGTCGGGACGTTCTGCTGGAACGACCACTGGCACTTCGAGACGTACTTCGGCGTGCCCAGCATGGGCGCACAGCTGCACACGATCAATCCGCTGCTCCCGGACCACCACATCCAGTACATCGTCGAGAACGCTGACGACAAGGTGATATTCGTCAGTCCGTCGCTCCTCGAGAAGCTCGAGGGCGCGGCCGACGACGAGGCGTTCGACGGCGTCTCCCAGTTCGTCGTGACGAGCAGCGAGGTCCCCGAGACGAGCCTGGAGCCGGTCACGAGCTACGAGGACTTCGTCGCGGGCTACGACACCGAGTACGACTGGCCGGACCTGCCGGGCGATCAGCCCGCGGGGATGTGTTACACGAGCGGGACGACGGGGAAGCCCAAGGGCGTCGAGTACACGCAGTCGATGCTGTGGGGGCACACGATGGCGACGCTCCCGAAGTCCGGCCTCGACCTCGGAGCTGAGGACGTAGTGATGCCGCTCGTGCCGATGTTCCACGTAAACGCGTGGGGGCTCCCGTTCACGTGCACGGCCGCCGGCGCGAAGCACGTCTATCCGGGGCCGTCGCCGGAGCCCGCGGACGTCGCGCGACTCATCGAGGAGGAGGACGTCACGGTCACCGCGGGCGTCCCGACGCTCTGGCTCGGGCTGCTCGAGTACGCGAAGGACAACGAGGTCGACCTGTCGTCGCTCGAGACCATCGTCATCGGTGGGTCCGCCGCACCCGAGTCCGTCATCCGGCAGTACGACGAGCAGTTCGACGTCACCGTCCTGCACGCGTGGGGGATGACGGAGATGAGCCCGCTCGGAACCGCCGCGCACCTCAAGCCGGGGATGGACGAGTGGAGCAAGGAGCAGCAGTACCAGAAGCGCGCGAAGCAGGGCCTCCTCGTGCCTGGTCTGGAGATGAAGGTCGTCGGCGACGACGGGTCCGAAGTGCCGTGGAACGGCGAGGACTTCGGCGAGCTCTGGGTGAAGGGCCCGTGGGTGACCCAGGAGTACTTCGAGCGGCCGGAGGCGAACGAGGAGGACTTCGAAGATGGCTGGTTGAAGACCGGCGACGTCGTCACCGTCGACGAGGAGGGGTACGTGCAGATCGTCGACCGGGCGAAGGACGTCATCAAGTCCGGCGGCGAGTGGATCTCGAGCGTCGAACTCGAGAACGCGCTGATGGCGGTCGACGACGTCGCGGAGGCGACCGTCATCGGAGTGCCCCACGAGCGCTGGCAGGAGCGGCCGGTCGCGTTCGTCGTACCGTCGGAGGGCGCCGAGGAGGACGCCGTCCGCGAGGCGGCGCTGTCGACGATCGAGGCGGACTACCCGAAGTGGTGGGTGCCCGACGACGTCCTGTTCATCGACGAGGTGCCGAAGACCGCGACCGGGAAGTTCAACAAGAAGGTGCTGCGCGAGGAGTACGCCGACGAGAGCCTCGTCGAGGGGAAGGTCCCCGACGAGGCCGCGCCCGAGGACGACTGA
- a CDS encoding acyl-CoA dehydrogenase family protein, with the protein MELLDDSIVPEAARDVKQEAREFAAEHVAPNAEEYYRTGDYPWEILEAAQDANLVAQDIPEAYGGRGLDIHQILALTEEFYRADAGIALTLQLASFGCEILYDHGDENQKEEYLRPVAEGEQISGLAVSEPDTGSDLSGVDTTAEKDGDEYVLNGEKYWIGNGVEADWITLYARTDDSDNRYGNHSLFVLPTDVDGYEAEHVPEKMGFRASKQAHITLEDARIPEENLIGFEGNGFLMLAEFFNMGRVVVAGHGLGLAAAAIEEAWEFTHEREQFGRPVSEFQAVQHGLADMLMDFESARALTWRAADKVQNHEDAGYWAAMAKTRATETAVDCAERGMQFHGGRSVFTDRRISRVYRDVRIPVIYEGANEVQRNLVYGQRPGT; encoded by the coding sequence ATGGAACTTCTCGACGATAGCATCGTTCCCGAGGCCGCCCGGGACGTAAAGCAGGAGGCCCGGGAGTTCGCCGCGGAGCACGTCGCACCGAACGCCGAGGAGTACTACCGGACCGGCGACTACCCCTGGGAGATCCTCGAAGCGGCCCAGGACGCGAACCTCGTCGCGCAAGACATCCCCGAGGCGTACGGCGGTCGTGGCCTAGACATCCACCAGATCCTCGCGCTCACCGAGGAGTTCTATCGCGCCGACGCCGGCATCGCGCTCACGCTCCAGCTCGCGAGCTTCGGGTGCGAGATACTCTACGACCACGGCGACGAGAACCAGAAGGAGGAGTACCTCCGGCCCGTCGCCGAGGGCGAGCAGATCTCTGGGCTCGCGGTCTCCGAGCCCGACACCGGCAGCGACCTCTCGGGCGTGGACACGACCGCCGAGAAGGACGGCGACGAGTACGTCCTGAACGGCGAGAAGTACTGGATCGGGAACGGCGTCGAAGCGGACTGGATCACGCTGTACGCGCGCACGGACGACTCCGACAACCGCTACGGGAACCACTCGCTGTTCGTCCTGCCGACGGACGTCGACGGGTACGAGGCCGAGCACGTCCCCGAGAAGATGGGATTCCGTGCCTCGAAGCAAGCGCACATCACGCTCGAGGACGCACGCATCCCCGAGGAGAACCTCATCGGGTTCGAGGGCAACGGGTTCCTGATGCTCGCGGAGTTCTTCAACATGGGTCGCGTCGTCGTCGCCGGCCACGGCCTCGGGCTCGCCGCCGCCGCCATCGAGGAGGCCTGGGAGTTCACGCACGAACGCGAACAGTTCGGTCGCCCAGTCAGCGAGTTCCAGGCCGTCCAGCACGGACTCGCGGACATGCTCATGGACTTCGAGAGCGCGCGAGCGCTCACGTGGCGAGCCGCCGACAAGGTACAGAACCACGAGGACGCCGGGTACTGGGCGGCGATGGCGAAGACGCGAGCGACCGAGACCGCCGTCGACTGCGCCGAACGCGGCATGCAGTTCCACGGCGGCCGCTCCGTGTTCACCGACCGACGGATATCGCGAGTGTACCGTGACGTCCGCATCCCCGTCATCTACGAGGGCGCGAACGAAGTCCAGCGGAACCTCGTCTACGGGCAGCGCCCCGGCACCTGA
- a CDS encoding PAS domain-containing sensor histidine kinase: MTATNAVLVISNDAQLRDRLAAPLEWSYPNVDVETAAGFDGIIDQLAADDPDCVVTDVDTVQAAPAILQAARERHPELTLLVLSEYETDRGDGAAIMEVVEYLDGIGEPGSDDAFAGWVANSVVRTPGGSDAGPPGGNRPEDVVRDVKRALVDAESPMDIEAAVCEQLTLGGRYAFSFIGEYDRGEGQVVPWVTAGIDDWPVSTTFPVGTGGVVDRALRTREVQVVQDVTDHSLTVPWAQAASDYGCESAIVAPLYVEDELYGILGVYSRDPDGFDDMAVSGIEEISRTVSYVLDTMAIRGRIDQQERTLKRYERLVETVGDGMYALDSDGHFMTVNNGLMEMTGYSREGLLGEHISIVLDDEAVDAGRQLVREMYEAERMTAATKEVQVIPKTGDPYPGEAQIALLPFDDELRGTVGVVRDITERKRRERELERQNERLEAFASIVSHDLRNPLGVSQGYLDLAREAASPEVAAYLEHVGDGLDRMEDIVGDVLALARQGQTVTETEPVTLEGLAREAWSNVETEDATLEVDDDLHFGADRSRLLRSFENLFRNSVEHGSTSNRTQSGDAIEHGGGDVTVTVGPIEHRAGGFRFGTSDDASSTGFYVADDGPGMPAEIREHAFDSEFTTSDDGLGIGLWVVREVASAHGWHVDVVENDDGGARFEFTDVEAV; this comes from the coding sequence ATGACCGCGACGAATGCCGTCCTCGTCATCAGCAACGACGCACAGTTGCGGGACCGACTGGCCGCACCCCTGGAGTGGTCGTACCCGAACGTCGACGTCGAGACCGCCGCCGGCTTCGACGGCATCATCGACCAGCTCGCCGCCGACGACCCCGACTGCGTCGTGACGGACGTCGACACCGTCCAGGCGGCCCCCGCGATCCTCCAGGCCGCTCGCGAACGCCACCCGGAGCTGACGCTGCTCGTGCTCTCGGAGTACGAGACCGACCGCGGCGACGGCGCCGCGATCATGGAAGTCGTCGAGTACCTCGACGGCATCGGCGAACCGGGGAGCGACGACGCGTTCGCGGGCTGGGTCGCGAACTCCGTCGTCAGGACGCCGGGCGGGAGCGACGCCGGCCCGCCGGGCGGGAACCGGCCCGAGGACGTCGTCCGCGACGTCAAGCGCGCGCTCGTCGACGCGGAGTCCCCGATGGACATCGAGGCCGCGGTCTGCGAGCAGTTGACGCTCGGCGGCCGGTACGCGTTCTCGTTCATCGGCGAGTACGACCGCGGCGAGGGCCAGGTCGTCCCCTGGGTGACCGCCGGCATCGACGACTGGCCGGTGAGCACGACGTTCCCCGTCGGGACCGGCGGCGTCGTCGACCGGGCGCTCCGAACGCGCGAGGTACAGGTCGTCCAGGACGTCACCGATCACTCGCTGACCGTCCCGTGGGCGCAGGCCGCGAGCGACTACGGATGCGAGAGCGCCATCGTCGCACCGCTGTACGTCGAGGACGAACTGTACGGCATCCTCGGCGTGTACTCGCGGGACCCCGACGGGTTCGACGACATGGCGGTCTCCGGGATCGAGGAGATATCCCGGACAGTGTCGTACGTATTGGACACGATGGCGATCCGCGGGCGTATCGACCAGCAGGAACGCACCCTGAAGCGCTACGAGCGCCTCGTCGAGACCGTCGGCGACGGCATGTACGCGCTCGACTCCGACGGCCACTTCATGACCGTGAACAACGGCCTCATGGAGATGACGGGGTACTCGCGCGAAGGCTTGCTCGGCGAACACATCTCCATCGTCCTCGACGACGAGGCCGTCGACGCCGGCCGACAGCTCGTCCGCGAGATGTACGAAGCCGAGCGGATGACCGCGGCGACGAAGGAAGTCCAGGTCATCCCGAAGACCGGCGACCCCTACCCCGGCGAGGCCCAGATTGCACTGCTGCCGTTCGACGACGAGTTACGCGGGACCGTCGGCGTCGTCCGCGACATCACCGAACGGAAGCGCCGGGAGCGAGAGCTCGAACGCCAAAACGAGCGCCTGGAGGCGTTCGCGAGCATCGTCAGTCACGACCTCCGGAATCCACTCGGGGTGTCCCAGGGCTACCTCGACCTCGCTCGCGAAGCTGCCTCGCCGGAGGTCGCGGCGTACCTCGAACACGTCGGGGACGGCCTCGACCGGATGGAGGACATCGTCGGTGACGTCCTCGCGCTCGCGAGACAGGGCCAGACGGTCACGGAGACCGAACCGGTGACGCTCGAGGGACTGGCCCGGGAGGCGTGGTCGAACGTCGAGACCGAGGACGCGACCCTGGAAGTCGACGACGACCTGCACTTCGGGGCGGATCGGTCGCGCCTCCTCCGGTCGTTCGAGAACCTGTTCCGGAACAGCGTGGAACACGGTTCCACGAGCAACCGGACGCAGTCCGGTGACGCGATCGAGCACGGCGGCGGGGACGTCACCGTCACCGTCGGCCCCATCGAGCATCGCGCCGGCGGGTTCAGGTTCGGAACTAGCGACGACGCCTCGTCGACGGGGTTCTACGTCGCCGACGACGGCCCGGGGATGCCCGCGGAGATCCGCGAGCACGCGTTCGACTCCGAGTTCACGACGTCGGACGACGGACTCGGTATCGGGCTGTGGGTCGTCCGAGAGGTGGCGTCCGCGCACGGCTGGCACGTCGACGTCGTCGAGAACGATGACGGCGGTGCACGCTTCGAGTTCACGGACGTCGAAGCAGTCTGA
- a CDS encoding HalX domain-containing protein — MAANDGQEGGGPPGSGLEVLVVDDESRLADLFTAWLTTEYEVEAAYDGESALELMSESVEVVLLDRRMPGLSGDEVLAEIRDRGYDCRVVMVTAVDPDFDIIEMGFDDYLVKPVSKDELMDVVESIRGRSTYETDIQEYYALVSKKSLLESEKSERELADNDEYQDLTERVDELRGRVDQAVDGMEDHDDFVGAFQDLPGEQ; from the coding sequence GTGGCAGCCAACGACGGACAAGAGGGAGGTGGTCCACCCGGGTCGGGACTCGAGGTGCTCGTCGTGGACGACGAGTCCCGGCTAGCGGACCTGTTCACCGCCTGGCTTACGACCGAGTACGAGGTGGAGGCCGCCTACGACGGCGAGTCGGCGCTGGAGCTCATGAGCGAGTCCGTCGAGGTCGTCCTGCTGGACCGGCGGATGCCTGGCCTCTCCGGCGACGAGGTGTTGGCGGAGATCCGCGACCGCGGCTACGACTGCCGCGTCGTGATGGTGACCGCGGTCGACCCCGACTTCGACATCATCGAGATGGGGTTCGACGACTACCTCGTCAAGCCCGTGTCGAAGGACGAACTGATGGACGTCGTCGAATCCATCCGCGGGCGGTCGACGTACGAGACGGACATCCAGGAGTACTACGCGCTCGTCTCCAAGAAGAGCCTGCTCGAGTCCGAGAAGTCAGAGCGCGAGCTCGCGGACAACGACGAGTACCAGGACCTCACGGAGCGCGTCGACGAACTCCGCGGGCGCGTCGACCAAGCCGTCGATGGGATGGAGGACCACGACGACTTCGTCGGCGCATTCCAGGACCTCCCCGGCGAACAGTAG
- a CDS encoding tyrosine-type recombinase/integrase, translated as MVSDPERAVDTLRRKIREGERDVDDDRDVDVLIEFSDQLHLLRESYGHHRHEKLLRHLTRIAEHAPASLADTLEDREAAEEVVRWIHSEYDLDASPETNQDYRVALRVFGRRTTDENGEDPPASIDWVSSTLPNDYDPSPDPQMMLRWEDDVEPMLQHCRNARDKAAIALQFDAGLRGGELKDLTVGDISDTKHGLAVRVDGKTGQRSVDLIPATPHVNRWLSEHPGGGDDPIWSKLSNPDALSYNAFLDMFKRPAARAGVEKTVTPTAFRKSNLAWLCRQGMNARHIERRQGRVHGSDAVARYTGIFDDDVGDEYAAMMGLEVAEDETDDEFAPVPCPRCDRETPASESRCMWCGQAIDHDAHAEAAEQDQDMMQTIAEHPEAAEAIMQIKETTDDVPGLRISFDSDD; from the coding sequence ATGGTCAGCGACCCCGAACGCGCCGTCGACACACTCCGACGGAAGATCCGCGAGGGAGAACGCGACGTGGACGACGATCGCGACGTCGACGTCCTCATCGAGTTCAGCGACCAGCTCCACCTGCTTCGCGAGAGCTACGGGCATCACCGACACGAGAAGCTCCTCCGGCACCTCACCAGGATCGCCGAGCACGCGCCGGCCTCGCTCGCCGACACGCTCGAGGACAGGGAGGCGGCCGAGGAGGTCGTCCGTTGGATCCACTCCGAGTACGACCTCGACGCCAGCCCGGAGACCAACCAGGACTACCGGGTCGCACTCCGCGTCTTCGGGCGACGAACGACCGACGAGAACGGCGAGGACCCCCCGGCGTCGATCGACTGGGTGTCCTCGACGCTCCCGAACGACTACGACCCGAGCCCCGACCCGCAGATGATGCTGCGGTGGGAGGACGACGTCGAGCCGATGCTCCAGCACTGCCGGAACGCGCGCGACAAGGCCGCGATCGCGCTCCAGTTCGACGCCGGTCTGCGTGGGGGCGAACTCAAGGACCTCACCGTCGGCGACATCAGCGACACGAAGCACGGGCTCGCCGTCCGCGTCGACGGGAAGACCGGCCAGCGCTCGGTCGACCTGATCCCGGCGACGCCGCACGTGAACCGCTGGCTGTCCGAGCACCCTGGCGGCGGCGACGACCCGATCTGGTCGAAGCTCTCCAATCCGGATGCGCTCTCCTACAACGCGTTCCTCGACATGTTCAAGCGCCCCGCCGCGCGCGCTGGCGTCGAGAAGACCGTCACGCCCACCGCCTTCCGGAAGAGCAACCTTGCGTGGCTCTGCCGACAGGGGATGAACGCACGCCACATCGAGCGCCGCCAGGGCCGCGTCCACGGGTCGGACGCAGTCGCGCGCTACACCGGGATCTTCGACGACGACGTCGGCGACGAGTACGCTGCGATGATGGGCCTCGAGGTCGCGGAGGACGAGACCGACGACGAGTTCGCGCCGGTCCCCTGCCCGCGGTGTGACCGCGAGACGCCCGCGAGCGAGAGTCGGTGCATGTGGTGCGGGCAGGCTATCGACCACGACGCGCACGCGGAGGCGGCCGAGCAGGACCAGGACATGATGCAAACGATCGCCGAGCATCCCGAAGCCGCTGAGGCCATCATGCAGATCAAGGAGACCACCGACGACGTCCCCGGCCTCCGCATCAGCTTCGACAGCGACGACTGA